The proteins below are encoded in one region of Phaseolus vulgaris cultivar G19833 chromosome 1, P. vulgaris v2.0, whole genome shotgun sequence:
- the LOC137816666 gene encoding uncharacterized protein has product MSAFTPQLVFTPHTIFNYIYKLIIIIISHQTQHNPLLLLNSTSLSFIHSFIVSVFVFVYRFVLFVFMKLPTTTFADPESLSYLYTLLQSSFDQMSNTNSNNNAVNNNATSTTARKRRRKNLDGDDDDDGDGGDDGSCNNNNLGESNSRRSKKKKEELKGLLTSILLLDEQEKLEQQQNNRVSEEDKFSLETNHKKKTKAMLQYYSNLDDYYSHVEESEKVKRKKSRGMARAVAVAACESEGCEGGGSVEGAKSGAGGSQRRLWVKDRSGAWWDECNKEDFPEEEFRKAFRMGRETFDMICEELNSAIVKEDTTLRNAIPVRQRVAVCLWRLATGDPLRIVSKRFGLGISTCHKLVLEVCTAIKTVLMHKYLNWPDEGALRRVKSEFEAVSGIPNVVGSMYTSHVPIIAPKISVAAYFNKRHTERNQKTSYSITVQGVVDHRGVFTDVCIGWPGSMPDDQVLEKSALFQRANGGLLKGVWIVGSSGYPLMDWVLVPYSQQNLTWTQHAFNEKIGEVQKVSRDAFARLKGRWSCLQKRTEVKLQDLPVVLGACCVLHNICELKGEKIEPELKIDLMDDEMVPEVSLRSMSSMKARDAIAHNLLHHGLAGTSFL; this is encoded by the coding sequence ATGTCCGCGTTCACACCACAACTTGTGTtcacacctcacacaatttttaactatatatataaattaataataataataatttcacaCCAAACTCAACACAATCCCCTGTTATTGCTAAATTCTACTTCACTTtctttcattcattcattcattgtttctgtgtttgtgtttgtgtatcgttttgttttgtttgtctTTATGAAACTCCCAACAACAACGTTTGCAGACCCAGAATCCTTGTCTTACCTTTACACCTTGCTCCAATCTTCCTTTGATCAAATGAGCAATACCAACAGCAATAACAACGCCGTAAACAACAACGCCACTTCCACAACGGCCAGAAAGCGCCGCAGAAAAAACCTAGATGGGGacgatgatgatgatggtgatGGCGGTGATGATGGGTCATGCAACAACAACAACCTTGGAGAGAGTAACAGCAGGAGGagcaagaagaagaaggaggagcTGAAGGGTCTCCTCACCTCGATACTGTTGCTGGATGAGCAAGAGAAGCTTGAGCAGCAGCAGAACAATAGGGTCTCTGAGGAGGATAAGTTTTCGTTGGAAACAAACCACAAGAAGAAAACCAAGGCCATGCTTCAGTATTACTCCAATTTGGATGATTATTACAGCCACGTGGAGGAATCTGAGAAGGTGAAGAGGAAGAAGTCACGCGGAATGGCACGTGCGGTGGCGGTGGCAGCGTGTGAGAGTGAGGGTTGTGAAGGTGGCGGGAGTGTTGAGGGGGCGAAATCTGGTGCGGGGGGGTCACAGAGAAGGTTGTGGGTGAAGGATCGTTCAGGGGCGTGGTGGGATGAGTGTAACAAAGAGGATTTTCCTGAGGAAGAGTTTCGGAAGGCTTTTAGGATGGGAAGGGAAACTTTTGATATGATATGTGAGGAGTTGAATTCTGCAATTGTGAAGGAGGATACCACTTTAAGGAATGCTATTCCTGTGAGGCAAAGGGTGGCTGTGTGTTTGTGGAGATTGGCCACTGGGGACCCTCTTAGGATTGTATCGAAGAGGTTTGGATTGGGCATATCAACTTGCCATAAGTTGGTGCTTGAGGTTTGCACTGCAATTAAGACTGTGCTTATGCACAAGTACTTGAATTGGCCTGATGAGGGTGCATTGAGGAGggtgaagagtgagtttgaggCTGTTTCTGGGATTCCTAATGTGGTGGGGTCTATGTATACTTCTCATGTGCCTATCATAGCTCCTAAGATTAGTGTGGCTGCTTATTTCAACAAGAGGCATACTGAGAGAAATCAGAAGACTTCTTATAGTATTACGGTTCAGGGGGTGGTAGATCACAGAGGGGTGTTCACTGATGTCTGCATTGGTTGGCCGGGTTCAATGCCTGATGATCAGGTGTTGGAAAAAAGTGCTCTTTTTCAAAGGGCTAATGGGGGGCTTCTGAAGGGGGTTTGGATTGTAGGGAGTTCGGGGTACCCTTTGATGGATTGGGTTTTGGTGCCTTATAGTCAGCAGAATCTGACTTGGACTCAGCATGCTTTCAATGAGAAGATTGGGGAGGTTCAGAAGGTGTCTAGGGATGCTTTTGCCAGGTTGAAAGGGAGGTGGAGTTGTCTGCAGAAGAGGACTGAGGTAAAGCTGCAGGACTTGCCGGTTGTGCTTGGGGCTTGCTGTGTGCTGCATAATATATGTGAGTTGAAGGGGGAAAAGATTGAGCCTGAGTTGAAGATTGATTTAATGGATGATGAGATGGTGCCTGAAGTTTCCTTGAGATCAATGAGCTCCATGAAGGCTAGGGACGCAATTGCTCATAATCTTCTGCATCATGGTTTGGCTGGCACTTCTTTTCTTTAA
- the LOC137816664 gene encoding protein phosphatase 2C 53-like isoform X2 — protein sequence MEMSFVVAVPLRVGNCCSVCDNPTIVSPMDVSRFKLMADTGLLSNSVTKVSTKTVAGSDDCDESGNLEDEAGITEVIPPKQDREGENPMLDMISQNGSTLVAGDEVLADEIEEDSLSLEGDQVVDSSCSLSAVSENSSVCGEESFCFDAISDVGTPCSAYVDKSIGAVNIVAEAVDLGESNVDTDITTEPLAVAVSLEEENGIRTDPNPSDVVLHQLPQEKGVSGMVGRSVFELDYTPLYGFISVCGRRPEMEDSLATVPRFLKIPIQMLIGDRVLDGINKCFNQQMTHFFGVYDGHGGSQVAKYCQDRIHKALAEEIEFFKETLISGSMKDGCQDQWKKAFTNCFLKVDAEVGGKVDNEPVAPETVGSTAVVAVISSSHIIVANCGDSRAVLCRGKEPIALSEDHKPNRTDEHARIEAAGGKVIQWNGHRVFGVLAMSRSIDNKVVENVLVQAKYFVIRGQRLVEAIFEVLALVPPLILSFSCCSFMR from the exons ATGGAGATGTCATTTGTGGTTGCAGTGCCATTAAGAGTAGGTAATTGTTGTTCAGTCTGTGATAACCCAACCATAGTTTCCCCCATGGATGTATCTAGGTTTAAGCTGATGGCGGATACAGGGTTGTTATCTAATTCTGTAACTAAGGTTTCCACCAAGACAGTTGCAGGTTCCGATGATTGTGATGAGAGTGGCAATTTGGAGGATGAAGCTGGTATTACTGAGGTTATACCACCAAAACAGGATAGAGAAGGAGAGAATCCTATGTTAGATATGATATCCCAAAATGGAAGCACTTTGGTTGCTGGTGATGAAGTGTTAGCCGATGAAATTGAGGAGGATTCATTGTCATTGGAAGGTGACCAGGTTGTTGATAGCTCATGTTCTCTTTCTGCAGTCAGTGAGAACAGTAGTGTGTGTGGAGAGGAGTCCTTCTGTTTTGATGCTATTTCTGATGTCGGGACACCGTGTTCTGCTTATGTAGATAAGAGCATTGGTGCTGTCAATATTGTTGCCGAGGCAGTTGATTTGGGGGAATCAAACGTTGACACAGATATTACGACTGAACCTCTTGCTGTGGCAGTGAGCCTTGAAGAAGAGAATGGAATTAGAACTGACCCTAATCCTTCTGACGTTGTTCTTCATCAGTTGCCCCAGGAAAAGGGGGTGAGTGGAATGGTTGGTCGGAGTGTTTTTGAATTGGATTATACCCCACTTTATGGATTCATATCTGTGTGCGGAAGAAGACCTGAGATGGAAGATTCACTTGCAACTGTGCCTCGATTTTTGAAAATTCCTATTCAGATGCTAATTGGTGATCGGGTGCTTGATGGAATAAACAAGTGTTTTAATCAGCAGATGACTCATTTCTTTGGAGTCTATGATGGCCATGGTGGTTCTCAG GTCGCAAAGTATTGTCAAGATCGCATCCACAAGGCTTTGGCTGAGGAAATAGAATTTTTCAAGGAAACTCTAATCAGTGGAAGTATGAAGGATGGTTGTCAAGATCAGTGGAAAAAAGCTTTCACCAATTGTTTCCTAAAGGTTGATGCTGAAGTTGGAGGGAAAGTTGATAATGAACCTGTTGCCCCAGAAACTGTCGGCTCCACTGCTGTTGTTGCTGTTATTTCTTCATCTCATATCATAGTTGCAAATTGTGGTGATTCAAGAGCAGTTCTATGTCGCGGCAAAGAACCCATTGCATTATCAGAGGACCATAAA CCTAACCGAACGGATGAACATGCAAGAATTGAGGCAGCTGGAGGAAAAGTGATTCAATGGAATGGTCATCGTGTATTTGGTGTTCTTGCAATGTCAAGGTCTATCG ATAATAAGGTGGTGGAAAATGTACTAGTACAGgcaaaatattttgttatacGAGGCCAAAGGCTGGTAGAGGCAATTTTTGAAGTATTAGCTCTAGTGCCTCCTCTCATTCTCTCCTTTTCATGCTGCTCCTTTATGAGATAA
- the LOC137816663 gene encoding L-type lectin-domain containing receptor kinase IX.1-like: MLAISHLLLFIFFTTFSPIHSLFFNITNFDDPTSNISYQGDGRSTNGSIDLNKVSYYFRVGRALYSKPLRLWDPSSNVVTDFVTRFTFSIDRVNSSETSYADGFAFYLAPLGYQIPPNSAGGTFALFNATTNSDLPQNHVFAVEFDTFIGSTDPPMKHVGVNDNSLTSVAFENFDIDNNLGKMCHTLITYTASTQTLFVSWSFKGRPTTKDSNNNSSLSYSIDLKKILPEWVNIGFSASTGLYTEHNVIYSWEFNSSLKDSSAENEGVKLNHKGSKLVLIVAILCPLVLLLVGASTFVVILIKRKRRKDDCMLYDAGDDEIGPTSVKFDLDRGTIPRRFEYKELVDATNGFSDERRLGQGASGQVYKGVLSYLGRVVAIKRIFADFENSERVFTNEVRIISRLIHKNLVQFIGWCHEEGEFLLIFEYMQNGSLDTHLFGNKRMLEWHVRYKIALGVVTALHYLHEDAEQCVLHRDIKSANVLLDMEFNTKVGDFGMAKLVDPRLRTQRTGVVGTYGYLAPEYVNGGRASRESDMYSFGVVALEIASGRRTYQDGEFHVCLMNWVWQLYVEGELLRAADEKLRNEFDENEMRSLLVVGLWCTNPNDKERPKAAQVMKVLQLEAPLPLLPLDMYERAPPMQLITMPHHHSNPHSGPSQPITSSFVSVGR; this comes from the coding sequence ATGTTAGCCATTTCTCACTTActtctcttcatcttcttcaccaCCTTCTCTCCAattcattccctcttcttcaaCATCACCAACTTTGATGATCCAACATCAAACATATCCTACCAGGGTGATGGAAGATCAACCAACGGCTCCATTGATCTCAACAAAGTTAGCTACTACTTTCGTGTCGGAAGGGCTCTCTACTCCAAACCCCTCCGCCTGTGGGATCCATCTTCCAATGTTGTCACCGACTTTGTCACGCGCTTCACCTTCTCCATTGACAGAGTAAACAGCTCTGAGACCTCTTATGCTGATGGCTTTGCCTTTTACCTGGCCCCTCTTGGCTACCAGATCCCTCCAAATTCCGCAGGTGGCACCTTTGCCCTCTTCAACGCCACCACCAACAGTGACCTCCCTCAGAACCATGTTTTTGCTGTGGAGTTTGACACCTTTATTGGCTCCACTGATCCCCCAATGAAACATGTTGGTGTAAACGACAACTCTTTAACCTCTGTGGCCTTTGAGAACTTTGACATCGACAACAACCTCGGAAAAATGTGTCACACTTTGATCACCTACACCGCCTCCACTCAAACCCTCTTTGTTTCTTGGTCCTTCAAAGGAAGACCAACCACAAAGGACAGCAACAATAATTCTTCTCTGTCTTACAGTATCGACCTCAAGAAAATTCTCCCAGAGTGGGTCAATATTGGTTTCTCCGCCTCAACTGGACTTTACACTGAACACAATGTTATTTATTCGTGGGAGTTCAATTCCTCTTTGAAAGATTCCTCCGCGGAAAATGAGGGTGTGAAGCTAAATCACAAAGGGTCAAAGCTCGTGTTAATCGTTGCCATTCTTTGTCCACTGGTTCTTCTGCTTGTGGGGGCGAGTACTTTTGTGGTCATTTTgataaagagaaagagaagaaaggatgATTGTATGTTATATGATGCTGGCGACGACGAGATTGGTCCAACTTCAGTTAAATTTGACTTGGATAGAGGAACTATCCCGAGAAGATTCGAGTACAAAGAGCTGGTGGATGCCACCAACGGGTTTTCAGATGAAAGAAGGCTCGGACAAGGAGCTTCGGGGCAGGTATACAAGGGTGTGTTGAGTTACCTAGGAAGAGTTGTGGCCATCAAGAGAATCTTTGCAGACTTCGAGAATTCAGAGAGAGTTTTCACCAACGAGGTTAGAATAATAAGCCGTTTAATCCACAAAAACTTGGTTCAGTTCATAGGGTGGTGTCACGAAGAAGGTGAATTTCTCTTGATTTTCGAATACATGCAAAACGGAAGCCTCGACACTCATTTGTTTGGAAACAAGAGGATGTTAGAGTGGCATGTGAGGTACAAGATCGCACTTGGCGTTGTAACTGCGCTTCATTATCTTCACGAGGACGCAGAGCAGTGTGTGCTACACAGGGACATAAAATCAGCGAATGTGTTATTGGACATGGAGTTTAACACCAAGGTGGGGGATTTTGGCATGGCCAAATTGGTGGATCCAAGGCTGAGAACTCAACGAACTGGGGTGGTGGGAACATACGGTTACTTAGCACCTGAATACGTGAACGGAGGAAGAGCTAGCAGGGAATCAGATATGTACAGTTTTGGAGTGGTGGCATTGGAGATAGCAAGTGGGAGGAGGACTTACCAAGATGGGGAGTTTCATGTTTGCTTGATGAATTGGGTGTGGCAGCTTTATGTGGAAGGGGAACTTCTGAGAGCTGCAGATGAGAAATTGAGGAATGAGTTTGATGAGAATGAGATGAGGAGTTTGCTTGTGGTGGGGTTGTGGTGCACAAACCCTAATGATAAAGAGAGGCCTAAGGCTGCACAAGTGATGAAGGTTTTGCAGCTTGAAGCACCATTGCCACTGCTTCCACTTGACATGTATGAACGTGCTCCTCCCATGCAACTCATTACAATGCCCCATCATCACAGTAATCCTCATTCAGGGCCATCACAACCCATTACTAGCAGTTTTGTGAGTGTTGGAAGGTGA
- the LOC137816664 gene encoding protein phosphatase 2C 50-like isoform X1, which translates to MEMSFVVAVPLRVGNCCSVCDNPTIVSPMDVSRFKLMADTGLLSNSVTKVSTKTVAGSDDCDESGNLEDEAGITEVIPPKQDREGENPMLDMISQNGSTLVAGDEVLADEIEEDSLSLEGDQVVDSSCSLSAVSENSSVCGEESFCFDAISDVGTPCSAYVDKSIGAVNIVAEAVDLGESNVDTDITTEPLAVAVSLEEENGIRTDPNPSDVVLHQLPQEKGVSGMVGRSVFELDYTPLYGFISVCGRRPEMEDSLATVPRFLKIPIQMLIGDRVLDGINKCFNQQMTHFFGVYDGHGGSQVAKYCQDRIHKALAEEIEFFKETLISGSMKDGCQDQWKKAFTNCFLKVDAEVGGKVDNEPVAPETVGSTAVVAVISSSHIIVANCGDSRAVLCRGKEPIALSEDHKPNRTDEHARIEAAGGKVIQWNGHRVFGVLAMSRSIGDRYLKPWIIPEPEVRFLPRTKDDECLILASDGLWDVMSNEEVCDLARRRIVLWYKKNGLEQPSSERGEGVDPAAQAAAEYLSNRALQKGSKDNITVIVVDLKPQRKYKSKS; encoded by the exons ATGGAGATGTCATTTGTGGTTGCAGTGCCATTAAGAGTAGGTAATTGTTGTTCAGTCTGTGATAACCCAACCATAGTTTCCCCCATGGATGTATCTAGGTTTAAGCTGATGGCGGATACAGGGTTGTTATCTAATTCTGTAACTAAGGTTTCCACCAAGACAGTTGCAGGTTCCGATGATTGTGATGAGAGTGGCAATTTGGAGGATGAAGCTGGTATTACTGAGGTTATACCACCAAAACAGGATAGAGAAGGAGAGAATCCTATGTTAGATATGATATCCCAAAATGGAAGCACTTTGGTTGCTGGTGATGAAGTGTTAGCCGATGAAATTGAGGAGGATTCATTGTCATTGGAAGGTGACCAGGTTGTTGATAGCTCATGTTCTCTTTCTGCAGTCAGTGAGAACAGTAGTGTGTGTGGAGAGGAGTCCTTCTGTTTTGATGCTATTTCTGATGTCGGGACACCGTGTTCTGCTTATGTAGATAAGAGCATTGGTGCTGTCAATATTGTTGCCGAGGCAGTTGATTTGGGGGAATCAAACGTTGACACAGATATTACGACTGAACCTCTTGCTGTGGCAGTGAGCCTTGAAGAAGAGAATGGAATTAGAACTGACCCTAATCCTTCTGACGTTGTTCTTCATCAGTTGCCCCAGGAAAAGGGGGTGAGTGGAATGGTTGGTCGGAGTGTTTTTGAATTGGATTATACCCCACTTTATGGATTCATATCTGTGTGCGGAAGAAGACCTGAGATGGAAGATTCACTTGCAACTGTGCCTCGATTTTTGAAAATTCCTATTCAGATGCTAATTGGTGATCGGGTGCTTGATGGAATAAACAAGTGTTTTAATCAGCAGATGACTCATTTCTTTGGAGTCTATGATGGCCATGGTGGTTCTCAG GTCGCAAAGTATTGTCAAGATCGCATCCACAAGGCTTTGGCTGAGGAAATAGAATTTTTCAAGGAAACTCTAATCAGTGGAAGTATGAAGGATGGTTGTCAAGATCAGTGGAAAAAAGCTTTCACCAATTGTTTCCTAAAGGTTGATGCTGAAGTTGGAGGGAAAGTTGATAATGAACCTGTTGCCCCAGAAACTGTCGGCTCCACTGCTGTTGTTGCTGTTATTTCTTCATCTCATATCATAGTTGCAAATTGTGGTGATTCAAGAGCAGTTCTATGTCGCGGCAAAGAACCCATTGCATTATCAGAGGACCATAAA CCTAACCGAACGGATGAACATGCAAGAATTGAGGCAGCTGGAGGAAAAGTGATTCAATGGAATGGTCATCGTGTATTTGGTGTTCTTGCAATGTCAAGGTCTATCG GGGATAGATATTTGAAGCCATGGATTATTCCCGAACCAGAAGTTAGGTTTCTTCCCAGGACAAAAGACGATGAGTGTCTCATTCTGGCCAGTGATGGTCTGTGGGATGTTATGTCAAACGAAGAGGTCTGTGACCTTGCCCGGCGACGGATAGTTCTCTGGTACAAGAAAAATGGCTTGGAACAACCCTCATCAGAAAGGGGAGAGGGAGTTGATCCTGCTGCACAAGCAGCAGCAGAATACCTATCAAACCGTGCCCTTCAGAAAGGAAGCAAAGATAATATCACTGTGATTGTGGTTGATTTGAAACCCCAGAGGAAATATAAGAGCAAGTCATGA